Genomic window (Longimicrobiales bacterium):
TCGGCACTGTCACGGGTGAGGCGGATGACGTCGTTGCGGCCGTCATGATGAAGGTGCTAGGCGATGTCACCGGTCGTACGGTACAGATCTTTCCCGGCGACTCCGCGGTGAAGCTGGTCGGGATGGTGTCGGCCGGGGAGGAGCCGGAATTTCCCGGTGGGTTCACCGATGCGCACCAGGAGACGCTGAAGGAGATCGGCAACATCATCGTGGGCGCATACCTGAACGCGCTATCGGAATTCATGGGGCTGCTGCTGATCATGTCCGTGCCCGCCATCGCGATCGATATGGCCGGCGCAGTGATGACCACGAGCTACCTCAACTTCGGCGAAGAACAGGATCACGTGTTGTGCGTCAATACCGGAATGATCATCGGTGATGAGCGCATCCGCGGTCATTTTCTGCTCATCCCGGATGCGACGTCGCTTCAGATCATGCTACGGGAGATGAAGCTGGGCTGATGAACATGCAGTCTTCGCCGTCCAGCCCGACGACAATGCCGTGGTCCGATCGCGGCGACATCTCCCGCCACCCGGGTGCATCGCCGCGCTCCGAGCGCGACCTCGAGATTCTGCGCGCACTCGCGCGCCGTATCAACCCGCAGGATGCCGGTGCGCACAACAACCTCGGC
Coding sequences:
- a CDS encoding chemotaxis protein CheC translates to MDLRALDPSQLDAMREIANIGAGHAATALSKMTHRVIMIDVPEVSIIRLEDVGTVTGEADDVVAAVMMKVLGDVTGRTVQIFPGDSAVKLVGMVSAGEEPEFPGGFTDAHQETLKEIGNIIVGAYLNALSEFMGLLLIMSVPAIAIDMAGAVMTTSYLNFGEEQDHVLCVNTGMIIGDERIRGHFLLIPDATSLQIMLREMKLG